CGACATCCTGCTGCGCCTGGCTGTCGTACTGCTCCTGGGTGCGGTAGTTGTAGGTCGGCGACTTCTGCTTGCCGTACCAGGTACCGGCCACCTGCAGCGACAGCTTGTCGGTGGCCTGCCAGTCGAGGCTGGTGTTGACCGTGTACTGCGGGATCACCGACAGCGGCTCACCGGTTTCGCGGTTGTCGTTATCGAGCATCCAGGTCAGGTTGGTGTTCCAGTCCAGGGTCGGGCTCAGCTCGACGAACAGGTTGCCCTCGATCCCCTCGACCCGCGCCTTGCCGGCGTTTTCCCACTGGGTCACGCGGCGACCGCTGTTGATGGTGTAGAGCACATCGGTGTCGCCGATGATCTTGTTCTGGTAGTCGTTGCGAAAGTACGTCGCGCTGGCACGCCAGTCACCCTGGTCGTAGGCCAGGCCAATCTCCTTGTTGACGCTGATTTCCGGCTTGAGGTCGGCGTTGCCCTGCAGATAGCAGCCACCCGAGTTGGCCTGCTGCACGCTGCAACCGTTGCCACGGCTGTAGAGCAGGTAGTTGGGGTTGGCCTGGTACAGGTTGGGCGTCTTGTAGGCGCGGGCGATACCGCCCTTGACCGTCCACTGCTCGGTGAGCCGGTGCGCCAGGTTCAGGCTCGGGCTGAAGTTGTCGCCGAAGCTGTCGTGGTGGTCGAAGCGCAAGCCCGGGGTGATGGTGGTGTCGCCGACGATGATGTTGTCCTCGACGAACAGCGCATGGCTGCGGGCGTTCATCTTCGTGTCGGCGCGGTTGAAGCCGACGATGGCATTGTTGCCAGTGCCGCTGGGGTCGAAACTCTGCGGGCGGAACGAGCCCTGGTCGTTGAGGGTTTCGTAGAGGTACTCGCCGCCCAGGGTCAGCACATGCTCGGTGCTGCCCAGGGCGAACGGCAGGTTGACCTCGCTGCTCAGGCGCGTGTTGCGCAGCCGCGACAGCGCCGCGCCGCTGTCGTTGATCGAACCCTCCGGGCCGCCGGCCAGGCCTTCGTTGAGGCGCCAGTTGCGCACGTACTCATAGGCCAGCACGGTCTTGCTGGTGCCCCAGGCGAAGTCGCCCAGGTGGGTCAGGTCGTAGGTGTTGCGCTGCATCACGTTGGTTTCGTGGCCATACAGGCTGGAGATCAGGCCGATGTTGCCGCCGCCGTTGCTGTTCATGGTGTCGCCGGCGTAGATATTGCCCTGGCGGCTATAGCCGGCGCTGGCCTCGAGGCGGTGCTCGTCGTTGAGCTTCCAGCTCAGCAGGCCGTTGATATCCTTGTTGCGCACCCCTTCGCGACCGGCGACCAGGGCACTGTTGGCATGCCCGGCGTTGATGTCCAGGTCGTCGGCGTCGGTCTTGGCCAGGCCGCCATAGACACGGAACCCGAGGTTGTCGGTGAGCCCGCCACCGAGGTTGAAGTTGGCCCGGCGGCTGGCGCCCTCGGCGCTGTCCTGGGGCATTTGCGTGTACAGGTTGAGGCTGCCCTTGAGCTCATCGGTGGGGCGCTTGGTGATGATGTTGACCACCCCGCCCATGGCGCCGGAGCCGTAGCGCGCCGCCGCCGGACCACGCAGGATCTCGATGCGCTCGACTGCCTCGGCCGGCACCCAGTTGGTTTCGCCGCGGGTATCGCGGTCGCCGTTCCAGCCGTAGCGCACGGCATTGCGCGCGCTCGAAGGCTTGCCGTCGATGAGGATCAGGGTGTTTTCCGGGCCCATGCCGCGCAGGTCGATCTGCCGGTTGTTGCCCCGCGCGCCGCTGGCGCTGTTGCCGGTGAGGTTGACCCCAGGCTCGCGGCGGATGATGTCGGAGAGGTCGTTGGCCGGCGGCCGGCGCTGGATGTCCTCGGCGGTGATGGTCGACGAACCCAGGGCCTGGCGCGCCTCGCGTTCGGCGGTGACCAGGGTGTCCTCGATCACCAGCGCGCCACCGCGCTTGTCCTCGACCTCCACGGCCGCCAGGGCCAGGGTCGGTGAAGCCAGGGTCATCAGCGCCAGGGCCAGGTGGCGGGGCGAGGTGCTCGGTTGCATCGGTACATCTCCTGAAAGCGTGGGCGTATGGCAGGGCCCCGTACCGGCAGGCCCCTCGCCCACCGATTACTCAGGCAGGGCCTGGGGAACCGTCAGGGATGGTAAATATAGGTATTCTCATATGCATTTAAATCTTATTTACGAAATTTACAGGTTGCACCCTGCCCGCCTCCAGCGTTTGCGCGCCACCCGCAGCAAGGCCGCCAGCGGCCCGGTCAGCAGGATCGCCGCTGCGCACAGTGCCACGCAGACTGCGGCAAAGCCCAGGGCGCGCACGGGGTGATGGGGGTTGAAGTAGCCCAGCACCAGCACTGCCAGCAGGACCGTCAACGCCCAACGGATCACCAGGCGCGGGATCGCCACCATCAGCAGGTTGAAGAACACGAAGGTGTAGAACACCAGCATCGTGGCCAGGCCCACGCCGACGCCGCGGGCCAGTGGCGGGCCGACATGCAGGCGATACAGGTCGAAGCCCAGCGCGAGCAGATAGGGAAACGCCACGCAGGCGAGTGCGTGGAGCAACAAACGGGAAAACAGCGCCAGCATGCGTCCATGGTCCTTGAGCCGGCCATTGATCCCGCATGGCCGTGGGCGGAGGGGGCGCATGCTAAGCATGCGAAACGGCTCTGTGCAACCGGCTGGATACTCGATGTGGATGGGCAGCTACTGCCTGCCGCTGAGCGCAAATAGAACAACACCGGCGCGGGGCCGGCGTTGGGTGATTAGCGTCAACGCACATCTCGCGCAATCAAGAGCGCGCGCGCTATCATGTCTTGGGTGATATACGGAACAAACCCTGATCTGTCACCCTGCTCGAAGCTGAACTGATAGTGTGCAAGACAGCTAACGTCTCCAGCTATCGCCAACGCTGCCAAGTGCCGCAACGGCATAGCGCCCTTCGAATTTGTTGGCAAAGCTCTATAAGCTGCCAAGCCTTTTTCTATATCTTGAGCAGACGCCCAAGATATAGCACTTCGAGAAAGTCTAACGACATCATCCAGCGAGAAATCGACTATTTTCTCCGGCACGTCATTACTTACAATGATCGGTACATAATCACGGGCCTCACCCAAAACGAATGCAGCTGCCGCCGTAAAACTCCTTGTAGAAACAGATGGCATTAATGAAACCCTAAAATGATCAGAGCGCTTCCCTATAGCCGGAATAATCTGAACCTGGACATCGCCAACGTCCATTAGGCAAAAACAATCCCCAACCTCATCTTTGCCGCGTCTCCAGCCAAGCCCCTCTAGAGCTGGCAACATCTCTATTTCTTTCACTACTTAGCACCTGGAAAATTCATGATCTCAACCGGAATTCCATTGGGATAGCCTTGCGAAAAGGGGACCGCGAAAAGGGGACAGATTTATTTTCCCTACTCTAATTTCGACCTACCCTGCCTGACAGCTATATCGCGACGCCTCAGGAACCGAATTTAAAGTAGAGAAAATAAATCCATCCCCTTTCACCGTGTCCCCTTTTACCCACCTTTCACCCGTGTCCCCTTTCACCCGATCCACAAACCGATTGTTACCCGTCAGGAAAAATAAATCCGCCCCCTTTTCGGTCCCCTTTTCGTGATTTTCCCTACTCTAATTTCGACCTACCCTGCCTGACAGCTAGATCGCGACGCCCCAGGAACCGAATTTAGAGTAGGGAAAATAAATCTGTCCCCTTTTTCGCTGTCCCCTTTTTCGCTAACCATTGCAGCCTGATCTTGCTGGCGCATCGCTTCAATACTTTGATATCGGTTGAGCAGCCAGCTCTCCAAGGAGCGAAAAGGGGACAGATTTATTTTCCCTGCTCTAATTTCGACCTACCCTGCCTGACAGCTAGATAGCTACGCCCCAGGAACCAAATTTAGAGTAGAAAAAATAAATCTGTCCCCTTTCCCTCCCCTTTCCCCCTGTCCCCTTGCTCCTCTTTTTAGTCGCCTTTATCGATCATCTCTCCTCGACTCTCCCCCCCTCTAATGGGTGCAACCTCAAGAACTCAATATAAAACTCATGAAGCTTATAAAAGTTCGCATCAGGATCACTTTTTAATTCTTGATAGCGGGCCAAAAGACTTTCAAATAACCCTTCCGGAACAGCATGCTCATCTACGTCACGCCTTGCATAACAGAAATACTCAAAC
The window above is part of the Pseudomonas muyukensis genome. Proteins encoded here:
- a CDS encoding TonB-dependent siderophore receptor, translated to MQPSTSPRHLALALMTLASPTLALAAVEVEDKRGGALVIEDTLVTAEREARQALGSSTITAEDIQRRPPANDLSDIIRREPGVNLTGNSASGARGNNRQIDLRGMGPENTLILIDGKPSSARNAVRYGWNGDRDTRGETNWVPAEAVERIEILRGPAAARYGSGAMGGVVNIITKRPTDELKGSLNLYTQMPQDSAEGASRRANFNLGGGLTDNLGFRVYGGLAKTDADDLDINAGHANSALVAGREGVRNKDINGLLSWKLNDEHRLEASAGYSRQGNIYAGDTMNSNGGGNIGLISSLYGHETNVMQRNTYDLTHLGDFAWGTSKTVLAYEYVRNWRLNEGLAGGPEGSINDSGAALSRLRNTRLSSEVNLPFALGSTEHVLTLGGEYLYETLNDQGSFRPQSFDPSGTGNNAIVGFNRADTKMNARSHALFVEDNIIVGDTTITPGLRFDHHDSFGDNFSPSLNLAHRLTEQWTVKGGIARAYKTPNLYQANPNYLLYSRGNGCSVQQANSGGCYLQGNADLKPEISVNKEIGLAYDQGDWRASATYFRNDYQNKIIGDTDVLYTINSGRRVTQWENAGKARVEGIEGNLFVELSPTLDWNTNLTWMLDNDNRETGEPLSVIPQYTVNTSLDWQATDKLSLQVAGTWYGKQKSPTYNYRTQEQYDSQAQQDVEAYGLVDVSAGYRFNATYDVRLGVNNLFDKQILRGGNASSSGANTYNQPGRALFAALNISF
- a CDS encoding DUF6990 domain-containing protein — protein: MKEIEMLPALEGLGWRRGKDEVGDCFCLMDVGDVQVQIIPAIGKRSDHFRVSLMPSVSTRSFTAAAAFVLGEARDYVPIIVSNDVPEKIVDFSLDDVVRLSRSAISWASAQDIEKGLAAYRALPTNSKGAMPLRHLAALAIAGDVSCLAHYQFSFEQGDRSGFVPYITQDMIARALLIARDVR